In the genome of Atribacterota bacterium, one region contains:
- a CDS encoding tagaturonate epimerase family protein, with product MIQEKIQKIVQNREAFGKSFRVYEKAYQIADFRCTFFPAKNHIGFYLVVWSKVSNLPFENPCFSQLDEEGVCTVYPFDLVNYRALTQFFPSLRPVTFNHRPSFGCGDRLGMVSAAHLKALAEFPVFPVIAQQSPRELERTQRTFQDVLLGAVWGILESGYQGPFGADADHVKEEKYLLEARNLGFSMYTLDVSENVAYSALTWPEHELSRRYETLTTEEREIFKYYEGKSLRLSESVRVNFEGTKLLPLVLAYLPAIERVEYLYHLLKEELSSFDLEISLDEGGILTSKEAHFFVAEELHRRGIDFRSLALRFPGAFEKGIDYLGDLQEFAQALRQHMVVVRNIGGYRLSLHSGSDKFSVYPVFFRETGGIFHLKTSGTSWLEALMVVAEKNPGLFHRVYRIAYETFEENCRAYQLSVKKETIPEDLRNVPEKDFPLLLRDTAIRQFFHVAYGSILGRVGPEIRQFLFAEEAQHYARVCENIKRHLAVLFGREKG from the coding sequence TCCTTCCGGGTGTATGAAAAAGCGTACCAGATTGCCGATTTTAGGTGTACCTTTTTCCCAGCGAAAAACCACATTGGGTTCTACCTTGTGGTTTGGTCAAAGGTATCGAACCTTCCTTTCGAAAATCCCTGTTTTTCCCAACTTGATGAAGAAGGTGTCTGCACGGTTTATCCCTTCGATTTGGTTAATTATCGGGCGCTAACCCAGTTTTTTCCATCTCTTCGTCCGGTCACATTTAACCACCGTCCTTCTTTTGGTTGTGGTGACCGGTTGGGGATGGTTTCGGCAGCCCACCTTAAAGCGCTGGCAGAATTTCCGGTTTTTCCAGTCATTGCCCAGCAGTCACCGAGGGAATTGGAGAGGACACAACGGACTTTTCAGGATGTCCTTCTGGGAGCGGTCTGGGGAATTTTGGAAAGTGGATACCAGGGTCCTTTTGGAGCTGATGCCGACCATGTAAAAGAGGAAAAATACCTCCTGGAAGCTCGAAACCTGGGTTTTTCCATGTATACCCTGGATGTGAGTGAAAACGTGGCTTATTCGGCACTCACTTGGCCAGAACACGAACTTAGCCGACGGTATGAGACACTTACGACAGAGGAACGGGAAATTTTCAAATATTATGAAGGGAAAAGCCTGAGACTTTCGGAGTCGGTTCGGGTTAATTTCGAAGGGACGAAGCTCCTGCCGCTTGTTTTGGCCTACCTTCCGGCGATTGAAAGGGTGGAATATCTGTACCATCTCTTGAAAGAAGAGCTATCTTCCTTTGATTTGGAGATCTCCTTAGATGAGGGAGGGATACTTACTTCAAAAGAAGCACACTTTTTTGTGGCTGAAGAACTGCATCGTCGAGGGATTGACTTCCGGAGTTTAGCTCTTCGTTTTCCTGGTGCCTTTGAGAAGGGGATTGATTATCTGGGTGATCTTCAGGAATTTGCCCAAGCCCTGCGACAACACATGGTAGTGGTGCGAAACATTGGTGGGTATCGTCTGAGTTTACACTCTGGGAGTGATAAATTCAGCGTATACCCGGTGTTCTTCCGGGAAACCGGTGGGATTTTTCATCTTAAAACTTCGGGGACCAGCTGGTTAGAAGCCCTGATGGTGGTTGCGGAAAAGAATCCGGGACTGTTCCATCGGGTTTACCGCATTGCCTATGAAACCTTTGAAGAAAATTGTCGAGCCTATCAGCTTTCGGTTAAAAAAGAAACGATTCCAGAGGACTTACGGAACGTGCCAGAAAAGGATTTTCCTCTTCTTCTTCGCGATACCGCAATCCGGCAGTTCTTTCACGTGGCTTACGGGTCAATCCTGGGACGAGTCGGACCAGAAATTCGCCAATTCCTCTTTGCGGAAGAAGCTCAACATTATGCGCGAGTATGTGAAAATATAAAAAGACACCTTGCGGTTCTATTTGGAAGAGAAAAGGGGTGA
- a CDS encoding ECF transporter S component produces MLTSERVHRSAVVLTRIGVLLAVGIVLPVVFHGLGIPGPMFLPMHFPALLAGFLLPSGSAFVVGLVLPLVNFLISGMPPFPVFIPMMVELGSYGALGAFFTRRLRFSTIVALILSLILGRVVFLLAQFGILGLLFGRKVSVVMTLQSLFVTALPGIIIQLFLIPILVKRISPKEGTNES; encoded by the coding sequence ATGCTCACAAGCGAACGGGTTCATCGGAGTGCAGTGGTGCTTACGCGCATTGGTGTGCTTCTGGCAGTGGGAATTGTACTTCCGGTGGTTTTTCATGGTTTGGGGATTCCGGGACCGATGTTTTTGCCCATGCATTTTCCGGCTTTGTTGGCCGGATTTCTTCTTCCTTCGGGGAGTGCTTTTGTGGTGGGACTGGTATTACCTTTGGTGAATTTCCTTATTTCTGGAATGCCGCCGTTCCCCGTATTTATTCCCATGATGGTGGAATTAGGAAGCTATGGGGCTCTGGGAGCATTTTTTACCCGTCGGCTGCGGTTTTCGACCATTGTCGCCCTCATCTTGAGCCTTATTCTGGGACGGGTTGTTTTTCTCCTTGCCCAGTTTGGGATTTTGGGGCTCCTTTTTGGGCGGAAGGTATCGGTGGTGATGACGTTGCAGAGTCTTTTTGTGACTGCACTTCCGGGAATTATCATTCAGCTTTTTTTAATTCCCATCCTAGTGAAACGGATTTCTCCAAAGGAGGGTACCAATGAATCTTGA
- a CDS encoding SDR family oxidoreductase, protein MNLDLESMFSVRGKVFLFTGGGGILASTIARALGKEGAKVVLTDIVPLDALLEEFRQEAIVVEGYRMDVLQKEHVEEVVHKVFEKFGRIDALFNAAGGNMKEATTSSEVSFFDLPVEALQKVVNLNLFGGAIIPSQVVARYMIRQEEGGSIINFSSMAALRPLTRVVGYAAAKAAVSNFTQWLAVYIAREFTPKVRVNALAPGFFVTKQNYALLYQKDGRLTPRGEAVLAHTPCGRFGVPEDLLSTVLWLLSPASSFVTGVVVPVDGGFSAFSGV, encoded by the coding sequence ATGAATCTTGACCTTGAGTCGATGTTTTCGGTTCGGGGTAAAGTGTTTCTCTTTACCGGTGGCGGAGGAATCCTCGCTTCTACCATTGCTCGGGCTTTGGGGAAGGAAGGAGCAAAAGTGGTGCTCACGGATATTGTCCCGCTCGATGCGCTTCTAGAAGAATTCCGCCAGGAGGCAATCGTGGTTGAGGGATATAGAATGGACGTTCTGCAAAAAGAACACGTGGAGGAAGTGGTACACAAAGTGTTCGAAAAATTTGGACGCATTGATGCCCTCTTCAATGCGGCTGGGGGAAACATGAAAGAGGCTACTACTTCCTCGGAGGTTTCTTTTTTTGATTTGCCTGTTGAAGCCCTGCAAAAAGTGGTCAATCTCAACCTTTTCGGAGGGGCAATCATTCCTTCCCAGGTGGTGGCTCGATATATGATCAGGCAAGAGGAGGGTGGAAGCATCATCAACTTTTCTTCCATGGCTGCCCTTCGACCGCTCACGAGGGTAGTGGGGTATGCGGCCGCTAAAGCTGCGGTGAGCAATTTTACCCAGTGGCTGGCAGTGTACATTGCTCGGGAGTTCACTCCCAAGGTTCGGGTGAATGCCCTGGCACCGGGATTTTTTGTCACCAAACAGAACTATGCTCTGCTGTACCAAAAGGATGGTCGTTTAACTCCTCGGGGAGAAGCTGTGCTTGCCCATACTCCTTGTGGGAGATTCGGGGTTCCGGAGGATCTTTTGAGTACGGTCCTGTGGCTCCTATCTCCAGCGTCAAGTTTTGTTACTGGAGTGGTGGTTCCGGTTGATGGAGGGTTCAGTGCCTTTTCCGGGGTGTAG
- a CDS encoding gluconokinase: MKKNLFLAIDIGTSSCKVCVFHREGEMLFSTKRDYKTHSPHPGFAEQNPEEIYHCIKEAVKDVTTSFRTSSFVALALDTMLHSFLLVDGHMRPLYPLLNWMDTRSAGEVEAMQNEYHDFQFYQKTATPLHTIFHPPRIAWFQKKRFALWERTTKILSIKDWVLGRLTGVYSCDLSTASATGLVDVRKQCWSEDLLSWLCLPPEKLPELSPPERVETLKEGDFTRDTGLPSGIPVVFGGGDGPFANLGEGAFRAKEMVVTVGSSGAVRMCEQNPVFDPQGRSWCYYLADGIWVGGGAINNGGIVYSWVRDLLGEKLDFSLDIYRERPLFLPFLTGERSPHWNPYARGILFGLSYFHTPQALIQSALEGVAFRVRSIYDLLSQVMGMPHRVILNGGFATTDHGKRVLCDVLGVPVEVSLYPSASAKGAFLLSLKALGEVEHLTDLPSSLFPENPHLEPIEEHKTFYARLYQLYEKVYTQNATLFKEFVKLGLA; encoded by the coding sequence ATGAAAAAAAACCTTTTTCTGGCGATTGATATCGGTACTTCTTCGTGCAAAGTCTGCGTTTTTCACCGGGAAGGCGAGATGCTCTTTTCCACCAAAAGAGATTACAAGACCCATTCTCCCCATCCGGGGTTTGCCGAGCAGAACCCGGAAGAGATTTATCATTGTATTAAAGAGGCGGTAAAGGATGTAACGACTTCTTTTCGTACTTCTTCTTTTGTAGCCCTCGCCCTTGATACCATGCTCCATAGTTTTCTTCTCGTTGATGGGCACATGCGACCCCTTTATCCTCTTCTCAATTGGATGGATACTCGTAGCGCTGGGGAGGTGGAAGCGATGCAAAATGAGTATCATGATTTTCAGTTCTACCAAAAGACCGCTACACCCCTTCATACCATTTTTCATCCTCCCCGAATCGCCTGGTTTCAAAAAAAACGGTTTGCACTGTGGGAACGTACGACCAAAATTCTTTCCATCAAAGACTGGGTTCTGGGCCGATTGACCGGGGTATATTCTTGCGATTTGTCCACCGCTTCCGCCACAGGTCTTGTCGATGTGAGAAAACAGTGCTGGTCGGAGGATCTCCTATCCTGGTTATGTCTTCCACCGGAGAAATTACCAGAATTGTCTCCACCCGAAAGGGTTGAAACCTTGAAAGAGGGTGACTTTACCCGTGATACCGGTTTACCGTCTGGCATTCCGGTTGTCTTTGGGGGTGGTGATGGTCCTTTCGCCAATTTGGGAGAAGGGGCTTTCCGGGCAAAAGAAATGGTGGTTACGGTGGGCTCTTCCGGGGCAGTGCGCATGTGTGAGCAGAATCCGGTCTTTGACCCCCAGGGACGCAGCTGGTGTTATTACCTTGCGGATGGTATCTGGGTAGGGGGTGGAGCCATCAACAACGGAGGGATTGTCTATTCCTGGGTGCGAGACCTTTTGGGCGAAAAACTGGATTTTTCCCTTGACATTTACCGGGAAAGGCCGCTTTTTCTTCCCTTTTTGACTGGCGAACGCAGTCCCCACTGGAATCCCTATGCTCGGGGAATCCTCTTTGGGCTTTCCTATTTTCATACCCCTCAAGCACTCATTCAGTCGGCTCTGGAAGGGGTGGCCTTCCGGGTGCGTTCCATTTATGACCTGCTTTCTCAAGTCATGGGTATGCCGCATCGAGTGATCCTCAACGGGGGTTTTGCCACCACCGATCACGGAAAAAGAGTCCTCTGCGATGTCCTGGGAGTCCCGGTGGAAGTGAGCCTCTACCCTTCGGCGTCTGCCAAAGGGGCTTTTCTCCTTTCTCTCAAAGCCCTCGGTGAAGTGGAACACCTTACAGACCTTCCGTCTTCCTTGTTTCCGGAAAACCCCCACCTCGAGCCAATTGAAGAACACAAAACATTTTACGCAAGACTCTATCAACTCTATGAAAAGGTGTATACTCAGAACGCCACACTCTTTAAGGAATTTGTAAAGTTGGGACTGGCGTAA
- a CDS encoding 2,4-dienoyl-CoA reductase: MDQNLLFTPITIGKKVATNRFVINAMECCDSDEEGNPSPKTYRRYRRLFEGDAGVIFLEAITVSYESRARLNQLSVMPHNEKALQKFTQEMKSVNPKPIFIWQLTHAGELSSPDFSRRVCVKPLPGMGGDLLSEEDVDKIMDQFVLGAKIAYNAGADGVDLKLCHGYFGTQVLRPYNDRPWKYGGPWEKRRQFAFDLYERIRKEIPDPDFLVGSKVTMWEGIPGGQGCAGPDTAIMDLTEPLDLLHGLKERGANFILVSAGNPSLTIALAHPDKRIPDYAYLHHLFQKEARKMLYPEVVTMGSAYSIFRDGKNNFLGVEREKSSLLYWGDKNISEGVTDMVAIGRQSFADPYLPKKLREGKFDEINWCTLCDTCMELLIRQQNAGCVVYEKEYAQILQETRAKFGVLKFKHT; the protein is encoded by the coding sequence ATGGACCAAAATTTGCTTTTCACTCCGATTACCATTGGTAAGAAAGTGGCCACTAATCGCTTCGTGATCAATGCCATGGAATGCTGCGATTCTGATGAAGAAGGCAACCCCAGTCCCAAGACCTATCGGAGGTACCGCCGGCTTTTTGAAGGTGATGCCGGGGTCATCTTTCTTGAGGCTATCACCGTGAGCTACGAAAGTCGGGCGCGTCTAAACCAGTTAAGCGTCATGCCCCACAACGAGAAAGCGTTGCAAAAATTCACCCAGGAAATGAAAAGCGTCAATCCCAAACCCATCTTTATCTGGCAGTTGACCCATGCCGGAGAACTCAGCAGTCCTGATTTTTCCCGGAGAGTCTGCGTAAAACCGCTTCCCGGTATGGGAGGAGATCTCTTAAGCGAGGAAGACGTGGACAAAATTATGGACCAGTTCGTGTTAGGTGCAAAAATTGCCTATAATGCCGGGGCCGATGGTGTGGACCTTAAGCTCTGCCATGGATACTTTGGCACCCAGGTCCTCCGCCCCTACAATGACCGTCCCTGGAAGTATGGTGGTCCATGGGAAAAGCGTCGCCAATTTGCTTTTGACCTGTATGAACGAATCCGTAAGGAAATCCCTGACCCCGATTTTCTGGTCGGCTCCAAAGTGACCATGTGGGAAGGTATTCCCGGAGGACAGGGCTGTGCTGGACCAGATACAGCCATCATGGACCTTACCGAACCTCTGGACCTTTTGCATGGTCTTAAAGAACGTGGGGCAAACTTTATCCTGGTCTCCGCTGGAAACCCGTCACTCACCATCGCTTTAGCTCATCCTGATAAACGGATTCCCGACTATGCGTATCTCCACCATCTTTTCCAGAAGGAAGCCCGAAAGATGCTTTATCCAGAAGTAGTCACCATGGGTTCAGCCTACTCCATTTTTCGCGACGGAAAAAACAACTTCTTAGGGGTGGAACGAGAAAAGAGCTCTCTTCTTTACTGGGGTGATAAAAATATCAGCGAAGGCGTCACTGACATGGTGGCTATTGGACGGCAATCTTTTGCCGACCCGTACCTTCCCAAGAAACTAAGGGAAGGAAAATTCGACGAAATTAACTGGTGCACCCTCTGCGATACCTGCATGGAACTCCTCATCCGTCAGCAAAATGCCGGGTGTGTGGTCTACGAAAAAGAGTACGCCCAAATTCTGCAGGAAACCCGAGCAAAATTTGGAGTGTTGAAATTCAAACATACATAA
- a CDS encoding LuxR C-terminal-related transcriptional regulator: MEKQIGDWCFKNYPEIEAWDELPDGVSVLDTSLSVINANRTMRSWYAHTVFTPKEKCYRVYHNRKNPCPWCPTRTTLSRGKAQSGIVPYHGKDGTVQGWQKLLAFPIFDGDRNIVGVMEYVQDITETRFYQLVLAALEQEVEALRTIVGKARQIYEDWQKTRINITCRHTLKSPLQFLQEILPNQPQKEPLKIMESFFSPIQNEITWRKNRYFSLLTYLTPREFQIALLIAQGKSTKEIAEELSLSLKAVEFHRGQIREKLGIRKIKVNLQSYLLTYLASSGFPGDFQG; encoded by the coding sequence ATGGAAAAACAGATTGGGGACTGGTGCTTCAAGAACTATCCCGAGATCGAGGCCTGGGACGAACTCCCAGACGGCGTGAGCGTGCTTGATACAAGCCTCTCTGTGATTAACGCTAACCGTACCATGCGATCGTGGTACGCCCACACTGTTTTTACCCCAAAAGAAAAGTGTTACCGCGTATACCATAATCGCAAAAACCCCTGTCCCTGGTGTCCTACTCGAACCACGCTTTCCCGTGGAAAAGCTCAAAGTGGTATCGTGCCCTACCACGGAAAAGATGGCACAGTGCAGGGATGGCAGAAACTTCTGGCTTTCCCCATTTTTGATGGAGACAGAAACATAGTGGGGGTTATGGAATACGTCCAGGATATTACCGAAACCAGATTCTACCAGCTTGTTCTTGCAGCTCTGGAACAGGAAGTCGAAGCCTTAAGAACCATTGTTGGAAAGGCCCGGCAAATTTATGAAGACTGGCAAAAAACCCGTATAAACATCACTTGCAGACATACCCTCAAATCACCGCTCCAGTTCCTCCAAGAAATCCTTCCCAATCAACCTCAGAAAGAACCTCTCAAGATAATGGAATCCTTCTTTTCCCCGATACAAAATGAGATCACCTGGAGGAAAAATCGCTACTTCTCTCTCCTCACTTACCTCACCCCGCGAGAGTTCCAGATCGCTCTTCTCATTGCCCAGGGGAAAAGCACCAAGGAGATCGCCGAAGAATTGTCTCTATCGCTTAAGGCGGTTGAGTTCCACCGCGGCCAGATTCGAGAAAAATTGGGCATCCGAAAAATCAAGGTGAATCTCCAGTCTTACCTTTTGACCTATCTTGCCTCCAGTGGTTTCCCTGGTGATTTTCAGGGGTAA
- a CDS encoding nucleotidyltransferase domain-containing protein has translation MLEKLKKALETIAAEIQFDEAYVFGSITKPGRFGNESDIDVEFSGLRHEDFFRMMSFLSMELGWEVTIIQLEGRRLAEKVKTEGIRWEKKICHPEIGTRFPVELNFENLRSNCRKAKKKKVFVAWRALLINFIIFTVLMKTFSKL, from the coding sequence ATGCTAGAAAAACTAAAGAAGGCGTTGGAGACGATTGCGGCAGAGATCCAGTTTGATGAGGCCTATGTTTTTGGTTCCATCACCAAACCGGGGCGCTTCGGAAACGAATCGGATATCGATGTGGAATTTTCCGGGCTTCGGCATGAGGATTTCTTCCGGATGATGTCGTTCCTTTCCATGGAACTCGGCTGGGAAGTCACCATTATCCAGCTTGAAGGCCGCAGGCTGGCAGAAAAGGTCAAAACGGAGGGAATACGGTGGGAGAAAAAGATTTGTCATCCTGAAATCGGAACTCGTTTCCCAGTGGAACTAAATTTTGAAAATTTACGGTCGAATTGCAGAAAGGCAAAGAAAAAAAAGGTATTTGTGGCCTGGAGAGCCTTGCTTATCAACTTCATAATCTTTACTGTGCTTATGAAGACCTTTTCAAAATTGTAG
- a CDS encoding Gfo/Idh/MocA family oxidoreductase: MEKKGVGIVGFGFIGRIHALALSVLPYAFHELPFLPEIRGICTSRPETAQKVQQETGIWATDSLDMLLNNKEIEMVVVALPNAGHRVVVEKAARAGKAIYCDKPLALNLEEALAMEKVVKEARIPFGMAFQNRFVPAIQKARELIDEGKIGRVFRTRFSYLHSGYVDPARPLSWRLKKDLSGGGSLWDLGSHLVDLVRFLLGEPEIVSARGRTFITERPIAPGAKEKEPIEVDDWSLVHFTLPEETEGTLETSRFATGSCDEIRIEIEGSKGALRYNSMQPNFLEFYDLTDSGAPIGGRRGFKQIETVAQFPHPYALPGKFAFGWTNAHVACIHDFILRWSGQKAQGATIEDGVKVQAFLEEAYQLMGWK, from the coding sequence ATGGAAAAAAAAGGCGTGGGTATCGTTGGATTTGGTTTCATTGGCCGGATTCATGCACTTGCCCTTTCCGTTTTACCATACGCCTTTCATGAACTCCCCTTCCTTCCCGAAATTCGAGGCATTTGTACATCGCGTCCCGAAACAGCACAAAAGGTGCAACAGGAGACCGGCATCTGGGCAACCGATTCACTCGATATGCTCTTGAACAATAAAGAGATTGAGATGGTGGTGGTTGCGCTCCCCAACGCCGGACATAGAGTGGTGGTGGAAAAAGCAGCCCGTGCTGGAAAAGCTATCTATTGCGATAAACCTCTGGCCCTCAATCTTGAAGAAGCACTTGCCATGGAAAAGGTGGTTAAAGAAGCCCGAATCCCATTTGGAATGGCCTTCCAGAACCGTTTTGTTCCAGCTATCCAGAAAGCCAGAGAATTGATTGATGAAGGAAAAATCGGCAGGGTTTTTCGAACCCGATTTTCGTACCTTCACTCTGGATATGTGGACCCAGCGCGCCCGCTGAGCTGGCGGCTCAAAAAAGACCTTTCCGGTGGTGGTTCCCTGTGGGACCTGGGGTCGCATCTTGTGGATCTGGTGCGTTTCCTTCTGGGAGAACCAGAAATCGTCTCCGCCCGAGGACGGACCTTCATCACCGAAAGGCCGATTGCTCCCGGCGCAAAAGAAAAAGAACCCATCGAAGTCGATGACTGGTCACTGGTCCATTTTACCCTTCCTGAAGAGACCGAGGGGACTCTGGAAACGAGCCGTTTTGCTACCGGAAGCTGTGACGAAATCCGCATTGAAATTGAGGGTAGTAAAGGAGCTCTCCGCTATAACTCCATGCAGCCAAACTTTTTAGAATTCTACGACCTTACCGACTCTGGTGCCCCGATAGGTGGTAGACGAGGTTTTAAACAGATTGAAACCGTGGCCCAGTTCCCCCATCCCTATGCTCTCCCGGGGAAATTTGCCTTTGGCTGGACCAACGCCCATGTGGCCTGCATACACGATTTTATTCTGCGGTGGAGTGGTCAAAAGGCGCAAGGTGCCACCATCGAAGACGGGGTAAAAGTCCAGGCATTTTTAGAGGAAGCCTACCAGCTGATGGGGTGGAAATAA